The genomic region AACAAGGTAATGATTGACAATAGCGTTGAATCCTTTGCTCGTGATGGAAAAAGCGTTTTTGCAAAATTCATAATTGATTGTGATGAAAACATAAGATCAAATGATGAAGTCTTGATTGTAAACGAGGAAGGAGAGCTATTGGCATTCGGTAAAGCTCTTTTAAATCACAAGGAGATGCTGGACTTCAAGACAGGTCAAGCAATCAAAACAAGAAAAGGATTTAAAAAATAAAAATTATTATATATTCTAATTTATAGAGTATAATTAAATAAAATTCAAAAAAATATGATTATTGTTTTAATAAAATTTTAGAGGAAATATTATGATACCTGGTATGAACCCAAAGCAATTAAAGAACATGCAAAGACAAATGAAGAAAATGGGTATGGACATGAAGGAAATTGAAGGTGTCCAAGAAGTTATTATTCGTTGTGATGATAAGGATTTAATCATTTCACCTGCAGATGTAAGCTTAATGACTGTTATGGGTCAAGAAACCTATCAAGTCACTGGAACTGCAGTTGAAGTTGAAAAAGAAATTGAAATTCCACAAGAAGACATTGAAATGGTTGCTAACACTGCTGGTGTAAGTGCTGCAGATGCTGAAGAAGCATTAAGAGAAACTGGTGGAGATTTAGCAGAAGCTATTTTAAAATTAAATAGTTAATAAATTTCAATTTTCCAATTCATTTTCTATTTTTTTAATTTTTCTTTTTTAATTCTTTATTAATTCTTTTTTTAATTATTTCTATTTTTGAGTTTCACTATTTTTTTAAAAGCCTTTTACTTTTTTATAACTTAACTATATTAATTATTAAATATAAATACTACTAAGTACATAAAATTTAATAGATTATACAGATTTTTTTTTATAAAATTGTGAGGTTAAATATGAGAGAATTAAATTTAGGAAGTGGGCTAGGTAATGTACATGAACTTCTTAAGAAGGATTTTAGGGATGTATTCACTAAAAATCCAATTGTTGTCTTGACATTGCTTGCCATTATAATTTTACCTTCTTTATATGCTCTTATAAACATTCAAGCTTGTTGGGATCCTTACGACAATACCGGAAATCTTGAGTTTGCAGTTGCAAATTTGGATAAAGGTGCAACATTTGATGGTGAAAAAATTAATGTAGGGGACCAACTGGAAGATGAATTGAAAAGAAATGATGATTTCTATTGGACATTTGTAAGTGAAGATGAACTGCGGGAGGGGGTTAATAATGGAACGTATTATGCTGGAATTGTCATTCCAAAAAATTTCAGCAGTTCAATCAAATCAATTACCTCTGATGACCCTCATTCTGCAGAATTGGAATATATTGTTAATAGAAAATCCAATCCAATGGCTTCTAAATTAAGTGATTCTGCAGCAAGGGCGGTTTACAATAAGGTCAATGCAAAGATTGTCCAATTCATTAATGTTGCTGCATATGAAAAATTGGGAGACTTGCAGTCTGCACTTGCATCAGGGGCAAGTCAAATGTCATCTGGTGCTGGACAATTAAGTGCAGGTGCTTCAAAAGTCCAATCTGGGGCTTCCCAAGTTAAATCTGGAGCAAATGATTTGAAAAAAGGAGCTAATGATCTTTCTGCAGGTTCTTCTCAAGTCAAAGATGGCTCTTCACAGATTTCATCATCTGCAAATCAGATTTCTGCTGGTTCATCTCAAGTGCAGGAATCTGCAAAGCAATTAGACAGTTCTGTTGATGAAAGTTCATTGCCTGATCAGATTAAGCCAGTTGTGCATGGTTCTAAGGAATTGGCTAATGCAAGTTCTGATTTGGCTGGGGCTTCAAGCAATCTTGCACAGGGCTCTTCAAAATTAGCAAATGGTTCAGTTGATTTGGCTAATGGTGCTTCCAGTGTTGCAACTGGTGGTTCTCAATTGGCGGATGGTTCTGTAAGCTTGGCTGCAGGTTCTGCATTGCTTGCTAATGGTGCTTCTTCTGCATTGTATTCCGCTTCAAGCGGTCTTGCAGGTGCAGCAGATTCTCTTTCAAGTATAACCGGTGTGAATGAAAGTGAAGTGGGAGAGTATATTTATTCTCCAGTTGTCTTAAAGGAAAATGAATTATATGCTGTTCCAGATTATGGTTCTGAAGTCGCTCCGTTCTATTTGGTTTTATCCATGTGGGTAGGGGCAATAATTACTTGTGTGATGCTTAGGACCGGCCAGTCAACAGGAACCAAATACACTCCTTCTGAAATGTACTTTGGTAAGCTATTGATTTTCTTGGTTATGGCAGTTTTAGAAACTACAGTGACTCTTATCGGTGCATTTATATTGGGAATCAAAATGACCAATCCGTTGCTATTTGTGCTTTCGGCTTATTTCATTGCCTTGATATTCATGCTGATTTGTTATTCCTTGATTTCTGCATTAGGTCATATTGGAAAAGGATTAGCTGTAATTTGGCTTGTATTCCAAATTTCAGGTACTGGAGGTATTTATCCTATTCAATTGATGGGGGAATTCCTTCAAGTGGTCAGTCCATATATGCCAATGACTCATGGAATCACTTTGCTTAGGGAAACTGCATTAGGATTGATTTGGTCTAATTACATTCCATCATTCTTGATATTGATTGCTATGGGTGCTATAACATTGGTATTAGCATTGGTAGTGAAAATGTTTGCAGATAAAAGAGCGCATTGGTTTGAAGAAAAATTAAATGAAACTGACTTGTTCTAACTAGTCATTTTTATTTATTTTTTTTATTTTATTTTTTAAAAGAAGAGTTACTATTGTCTATTTTTTTTATTAAAAAGAGTTTATTTTTAAAAAAGAGTTTAAAAAGAGCTAAATTTACTATTTTTTAAGATATGTTTTATTCATTTCATCATTAACTTCATCATATCTACTTAATAATGTTTTGATTAATGCTTTGCTAATCTTATTGAATTTTTTATCCAATAAATCCACTCCCTCTTGAGTGATTCCTCCTTTAGTGGCCACCTTATTGATTATGTCTTCATTGGATAATCCTTGGTCGTCCTTTAGCATTGCAGTTCCAATCACTGTCTTTAAGATCATATCCTCTATTTCATCTTGGGATATGTTTGATGATTCGCTGCAAGTTTGAGTAAACTTCTTAATCATCATTGCAATGAATGCAGGTCCGCAACTGCTGATTATTGTACTAATTTCTAATTCATTATCGCTTGGGTCGAGATTGTTTTCCTCTTCATTGAAGTAAATTGGATTGTCAATTCTCCTAACGTAACTGAATTCATTGAAAAGGTCTTCAACAAAGAGTCTTTCCTGAAGTTCAACTTTGGAATTGTGCTTAACGAGTGTAACTCCTTTTCTTCTTGCCAGTGAACTTATTGAGTTATTTGAAGTTACTGTAGAAGCTAAAGTAGGAATGACTAGACTTAACTTTCCATCAAAATACTGTTTGATGTGATTGAAGTTAAGTCCTGAACAGGTGTATATGATGTGTGTGCTTTCATTGAGGAAAGGTTTGATTTCTTCTATGATTTCCTTAAATTGAGGAGTTTTGACGGAAATAAGGATTTTTTGACATTGTGTTGCGACTTCTTTGTTATCTGAAGTAATGCTTAAATTTTCTTCTGGATATTCTTCAATTAAACTTTCAAATTTATTAAGGTGTCTATTTGAAACAATTAATTCTTCGTCATCTAATAGTAAATTAAGCTTTAGTATGTTATTTACTATCATTGAACCCATATTTCCGTATCCGATAACTCCTATTTTCATAGTTTCCCTTTCACTATGTGTTTTTTTAATTAGGATCTTAAATTTCTTTTTCCGAAATTATGCATATTATGGATTTTAAGAAAAGTCAAATCGTAATTAAAAAAATTTATTAAAACTATACAGTTATAAAATAATTCTAAAATTATTTATAACTAATATAATTTATTATTTAACTTATTAATAAACTTTATAGTTTTATTTTCGGATTTAAAGGGTTTATTCAACTTTATTTTAGAGTTATTAAACTATAATTTAGTTAAATGTAATTTAGATTATATCAAGTGGTTTTAAGGTTTTAATTAGTAGTGATGTTTTTTAAAGTGGATTCGAAATTATTCAATGATGTTTATTTTTGAATTCTCTTCGATATGGTTGTCTTTAATGAAATTGCTGATTATGGTGTTGAACAATTCATTATCAATTATGTTCCAAAGGTGGTTTCCTCTTACGATTTCCACTAACTTGGCATTAGTTAATGTGTTTTTCAAGTCTATTGCTGACTTTGTACAGTTCAAGTCTTCCTTAGTTCCATAGATTATTAGGACATTTTCCTTTTCAATGATGTCTTCATTGTCCTTTAGGCTTCCAGGAATTGTGTAATTCAATGATTCGAAAGCTATTTTCCTTTCTTCACTAACTGATCTCTCTAAGATTCTTTCAACATCATTGTAATGTTCCTTTTTGATTCCAAAATATCTCAAATATGCCTTTGTTATGAAAATGTCTGATTTTTCATTTAGGTATTCTGATTGGGCCTTTGCGAGTCCATTTGCAATGCTATCGGATTCGCTTTCCTTATAGTCTGCTATTTCAAGTCCAGATAATATGAGATTGCCTATCATTTGTGGATTTTCATTAAGTATTTCAATAGCTATTGATCCGCCGATGCCTAAAGCTACAATATTTGCTTTTTCAATGCCCTTATTGATGATAATATAATTTATGAATTCAGATATTTCAATAGATGATTTTTCTATGCTGAATTCCTCTTCTGAAATGCTTTCTCCATGATTTGGCAAATCAAGGAATATGCAGTGGAATCCCTTGAAGTGTTTATCATAATCTTCCTTTTGCCTTTTCCAAATCCATTTGTCTAATAATTTGGTATGCAAAAACAGTATTGTTTCACTGTTTTCCTCTCCAATCCCTTCATAAGCCAAATTATTGAAATGTCTTAAATTCATTATATCATCATTTTAATTTTAATATTAACTTGATTAACTAGTTGCTCTACTGTCGAACAAAACATATATATTTATTAATGTTAATGATTATATATTATATTAATTCTTATTATAATTTTTTAATCTAAAAAAGGATTAGTGATAAAATGAAGGCTGATGCATACAAAATCGTAGATAATGTTTATTGGGTAGGAGTTTTAGACTGGGATATCCGTGATTACCATGGATACAGCTTAAATGGAACTACCTACAACTGTTATTTAGTATTTGGGGAAGATAAAGTAGCTTTAATCGATAATGTTTATCCTGGAAAATCCGAACAGTTCTGGGGAAGAATTAAAGATGCATTCGAGAAGGAAGAAAGAGAATTCAAAATCGATGTAGTTATCCAAAACCACATTGAAAACGACCACAGCGGTTCCTTAAGTGAAGTTGTTGCTAAATTCCCTGATGTTGAAGTTTACTGTTCCAAAAAAGCGGAACCAGGTCTTAAGAACCATTTGCCTGAACTTGCAGACTTTGAATTCAATACAGTAAAAACCGGTGACTCATTGGATATTGGTGGAAAGACTTTCCAATTCGTAAATGCACCTATGCTTCACTGGCCTGACAGTATGTTTACAATGTTAATGGAAGATGGAATCTTGTTTTCCAACGATGCATTCGGTCAGCACATCTGCTTGTCTGAAAGACTAGACAGCGATGTGGATCCAGTCATATTGACTGAAGCTGCAAGAAAATATTACGCTAACTTGATTACCCTTTCATCTCCAATGGTTGGAAGAAAAATTGAAGAGCTTGCAAAATTAGGATTGGTGGATGTTCTTAAAATGATTGCTCCATGCCACGGTCAAATCTTCACTGACCCAAGCTTTATCCTTGACCTTTACACAAAATGGTCCACTGGTACTTATGAAGGAAACAAGATCACCTTCATTTACGACACTATGCACCATTCAACCCAAAGAATGGCTCATGCTATGGCTGAAGGTGTAATGAGTGAAGGAGTAAAAGTCAAGATGTACTTCATGCATGATGATGACAAATCCGATGCGGTGACTGATGTTCTTGATTCCAAAGCAATCTTTGTAGGTGCTCCTACCATGATGAACAATCCTTTCCCAGGTATTGGGGATGTAATGTACTACTTGAACTGTCTCAGTTTTGGAAACATTGAAACCAAAAAGGCAGTTGTCTTCGGTTCAAAAGGTTGGGCAGGAGGTTCTGCAAGAATCTTGGCAGCAAACCTTGAAGGTGCTGGATTTGAAGTCGTTGAACAAATGGAACTTGACTTCAAGCCAACTGAAGAGCAACTTGAAGAATGCTATGAATTAGGTAAGAAAGTAGCTCAAATGATTAAAGAATAGTTTTTTCACTATTCTCTTTTTTTATTTTTTTTTTTTTAAAATTTGTAATTTATTTATTTTTTTAATCAGATTTCTTAATTTTTTTAAATTTAATGTAATTCCTTATTTTTTCAATATTTTTAATATATTAAACTATTTATGTAAAAATCTAACGATAATCAATCAATTTTTTAATTTAACATCAATATTGCTTTTATTTTTAAGAAAAACTTTATATAATAGTTTAAATAGAAAATTAATTGAAAATTATCGAGTTTAGGTGATTTACTATATATTTTTCATTGTAAACTTCTAAACAATAATTTTTAAATAGAATTTTAAATAAAAATAAATTTATACGTGGTAGTTTGAGAGATTATAATATAAATGAATTAATTAAGATATTGAAATCTCATGATCCTGATGAAATATATGTTAGCCCCCATATCTTAGAAAACTGTTTTGAACGTAATTATTCTTTAAATTATGTTCATTCATGCTTGTTAGAAAAAATTCCATTATCAATTAGTAAAACGTCTGAAAATCGTTTTTTATTAATTTATCCTCATGAAACGATTAAATTTCAAGATCTTTATATTGTAATTGGAATAAATGATGATGAAAAAATAACTATAATAACAGTTTATTGTTTTGATAAAAGGAGGAGAGAACGTGAAATCAAAAGATAATATATTTGAAGTTGAATATTTTTACAATGAATCTATAGATACTTTAGGCATAAAAGTTAAAAGAGATTTTCAATATGGTCAAACAGTTGAAATGGATGAAGGCATTTTATTGGATTTTGATAGAGATAACGTTCCAACTGCATTCGAGCTGCTTAATGCTTCAGAAAAATTGAGTGTTCCTAAAGAAAGCTTTGAAAAAATGCATTGTTTTAATATGAAAGTTTGTGTTGATAAAGATTCCATTCTAATGTGTGCACTATTTGGATTTATGATTCCAAATGAAGATGATGAATATGAATTAAGTTACTTCATTGAAAATAACTTTGATTTTATTCCTACTGAAGCGGAATTGGTGATAGCTTAATCCGGATTTTCATTTCTAATAATTGTTGTAGGTGATTTCCATTAGTGAAGAGGATGACTTAAGAATGATTGAGCAACATAATCAGAAGTCAGTGGAAGAGCTGGTAGAAAACTTTGCTTATGTCTATGTCTATTTGGCTGATGGAAGGTCATATTCCATCACAAAAGAAAACAGCTTTGAATTCAAGGATGGAAAATTCCATATCTATGACAAGGATATTGAAGTTGATATAGTTGATATTGAATTGATTGAATTTTCAGATTAGTTTTTTCACTTTTAATATTTTTTAATTCTTGCTTTGCAAATGGAGTAATAATATTTTTTGAGGATAATCATGTTAGATAGAGATTTCAATAAGGATGGACAGACTTATTTTGAATTGAAAGAATACAAAATGGCTATTGAATGCTTTAAAAAAGCCATAGAAATCAATCCAGAAGATGAGGTGGCTTGGTTCAATATTGGATTTGCCTATTTTAAACTAAAGGATTACAATAGTTCAATCGATTCATTTGAGAAAGCAATTTCCCTTTTTGACCGCATATTAAATGAAAATCCTGATGATGATATGGCTAAGGAATGCAGATCTTTAGCAGAGCATATGATCAAGCAAATTTCCTCAAAAGAAGAGAAAAAGCATGAATATGTCAATATCGTAGGTATAGTTACAAAAGTTCGTGACCCTATGGAACTTAAAGAGTCCGAATGCCTTCAAATCATCGAATTCAGTGATTCATCATCTGCAATCAGGGCAATTCTCTGGAATGAAAACGCTGGTCTGGACATTAAGAAAGGAGACATTATCGGAATACAAAATGGTTTTGTTGAATATGACAGCGAAGAGTCAGTGGGATACAGAATCAATACAGACGAAAATTCAAGAATACATGTCAATCCTAAATTGGAAGATGGATTGGTTCAATTTTTAAAGGAATCTGTTGACATTTCATTGACTGATATTAAGGATATTGGAGAAGATTCAACAGAAATCGATATTTTGGCTAGAGTAATCACATTGTTTGAAACTTATTCATTTAAGACTAAGGATGATTCAGGGATTGTCAGATCAGCTATTCTTGCAGACAATACTGGAACCATTAAAGCCTTCTTTTGGAATGAGAAAGCTCAAGTTCCAACCATATCTAAAGCATATAAGATTGAAAATGCAATAGCAAGACAAACTGATGACGGTATGGAACTTCATATAGGTCAAGGTTCAAGGATGATTGATGGGGATAGTTTGTCCATTGAAGAAAGGGCTAATCTAAAATCATTTGAAGAGCTTGAAAGCTTATTATATGCTTCTAAAAGCATAAAGGACTTGAAAGAAAATGATATGAATATTAAAGTCATAGGAAAAATAATTGATGTTCAAGACACTTTTGAGTTTGAAGAAAACGGAAATGTATTTTTAGTTAGGGTTATTGAGATTGAAGATGATACCGGATCCATAAAAGTTAATTTATGGGATGAAATGGCTGACTCCATATATGCGGAGGGAGAATTTATCAAGATTCAGAATCCAACAGTTGTTTATAATAAAAATACGTCTAATTTGGAGTTAAGTGTTGGGGATAATTCTAATATAATTGATGCTTCTTTCAAGTAAATGGCTCTTATTCTCACTTAGCCAAATCTTTTTCATTTTTCGTCAATCCAGACGGGTAATTTTTTATCATTCTTTTTAATTTTATTTAATCTTTTTTTTTTTAAAAAATCATAAAATTCCAAACCTTTATATGTGACTGTGACCTTATACTTTTTGGACGTGAAATTGTGATTGTTATGGGTGATATGATTAAAGCTGTTATAAAGAATTTTGATTCAAAATCTGGAGTCTCTTCCAGATTATCCTTTTGTCCTATTGGACATAACAGTTCTATTTTTAAAACCATGATTGGAAATGGGAAATTCTAGAATAATGCTTTTATTTATTTTATGATATCTTTAGTTATTAGCAGCCTTAATAGCATTATCTTTAGAAAACTATTGATTAACATCATATTCGTTTAATTTTATCATATTAATGCACTATAGCAAGAAGAATTAAAAAAATAATATTTGGAGGTAAACAATGAATATAAGTGAAAAGATAAAAGAAATGCAAGATGATTTCGGAAAATATCATGTGACAGAGAATAATGAAGAGGAATGCAAATTGGAAAATATGATTATGCTCATACTAAATGATCACGGACATTCAGGTCCTGGCAAAATCATTGGAGAAAGCGATGAATTTTTGGATTTCATGTTTTATAAAAAGGAAGGGTCTATCTTTTCTCTCAGCATAAAAAAGGAACACATTTGTGGTTTGTCCATTTTGCATAAGACTATTGATGAAGAAATATCTAAAAGGGAGAATGCTGGACCGTCTAAGGCTTTGTATCAATGATTTTATTTATTATTTATTATTTGTTTATTATTTGATGATTGGAGGTAATTCTTATGAATTTTAGTGAAAAAGTAGCAGAGATTGAAGGAAAAGTAAAGAGTTACAATTTAGAGATTGAAGGTGTGGAAAAGATTCCTGCAGAAGAGATGGTTAGGGTAATGCTAGACGAAGGGCAAATGCTTGAGCCTTGCAGAATCATTGGTGAAAGTGATGATTTTATTGATTTCATGGTTGTAGATTTGGATAAGGGTCCTGTTTTTTCCATTTCCATAAATAAGGAAAGAATTGTTGGATT from Methanobrevibacter ruminantium harbors:
- a CDS encoding FprA family A-type flavoprotein, yielding MKADAYKIVDNVYWVGVLDWDIRDYHGYSLNGTTYNCYLVFGEDKVALIDNVYPGKSEQFWGRIKDAFEKEEREFKIDVVIQNHIENDHSGSLSEVVAKFPDVEVYCSKKAEPGLKNHLPELADFEFNTVKTGDSLDIGGKTFQFVNAPMLHWPDSMFTMLMEDGILFSNDAFGQHICLSERLDSDVDPVILTEAARKYYANLITLSSPMVGRKIEELAKLGLVDVLKMIAPCHGQIFTDPSFILDLYTKWSTGTYEGNKITFIYDTMHHSTQRMAHAMAEGVMSEGVKVKMYFMHDDDKSDAVTDVLDSKAIFVGAPTMMNNPFPGIGDVMYYLNCLSFGNIETKKAVVFGSKGWAGGSARILAANLEGAGFEVVEQMELDFKPTEEQLEECYELGKKVAQMIKE
- a CDS encoding alpha/beta fold hydrolase: MNLRHFNNLAYEGIGEENSETILFLHTKLLDKWIWKRQKEDYDKHFKGFHCIFLDLPNHGESISEEEFSIEKSSIEISEFINYIIINKGIEKANIVALGIGGSIAIEILNENPQMIGNLILSGLEIADYKESESDSIANGLAKAQSEYLNEKSDIFITKAYLRYFGIKKEHYNDVERILERSVSEERKIAFESLNYTIPGSLKDNEDIIEKENVLIIYGTKEDLNCTKSAIDLKNTLTNAKLVEIVRGNHLWNIIDNELFNTIISNFIKDNHIEENSKINIIE
- a CDS encoding DUF2283 domain-containing protein yields the protein MKSKDNIFEVEYFYNESIDTLGIKVKRDFQYGQTVEMDEGILLDFDRDNVPTAFELLNASEKLSVPKESFEKMHCFNMKVCVDKDSILMCALFGFMIPNEDDEYELSYFIENNFDFIPTEAELVIA
- a CDS encoding pyrroline-5-carboxylate reductase family protein, whose product is MKIGVIGYGNMGSMIVNNILKLNLLLDDEELIVSNRHLNKFESLIEEYPEENLSITSDNKEVATQCQKILISVKTPQFKEIIEEIKPFLNESTHIIYTCSGLNFNHIKQYFDGKLSLVIPTLASTVTSNNSISSLARRKGVTLVKHNSKVELQERLFVEDLFNEFSYVRRIDNPIYFNEEENNLDPSDNELEISTIISSCGPAFIAMMIKKFTQTCSESSNISQDEIEDMILKTVIGTAMLKDDQGLSNEDIINKVATKGGITQEGVDLLDKKFNKISKALIKTLLSRYDEVNDEMNKTYLKK
- a CDS encoding YhgE/Pip domain-containing protein, with translation MRELNLGSGLGNVHELLKKDFRDVFTKNPIVVLTLLAIIILPSLYALINIQACWDPYDNTGNLEFAVANLDKGATFDGEKINVGDQLEDELKRNDDFYWTFVSEDELREGVNNGTYYAGIVIPKNFSSSIKSITSDDPHSAELEYIVNRKSNPMASKLSDSAARAVYNKVNAKIVQFINVAAYEKLGDLQSALASGASQMSSGAGQLSAGASKVQSGASQVKSGANDLKKGANDLSAGSSQVKDGSSQISSSANQISAGSSQVQESAKQLDSSVDESSLPDQIKPVVHGSKELANASSDLAGASSNLAQGSSKLANGSVDLANGASSVATGGSQLADGSVSLAAGSALLANGASSALYSASSGLAGAADSLSSITGVNESEVGEYIYSPVVLKENELYAVPDYGSEVAPFYLVLSMWVGAIITCVMLRTGQSTGTKYTPSEMYFGKLLIFLVMAVLETTVTLIGAFILGIKMTNPLLFVLSAYFIALIFMLICYSLISALGHIGKGLAVIWLVFQISGTGGIYPIQLMGEFLQVVSPYMPMTHGITLLRETALGLIWSNYIPSFLILIAMGAITLVLALVVKMFADKRAHWFEEKLNETDLF
- a CDS encoding tetratricopeptide repeat protein — encoded protein: MLDRDFNKDGQTYFELKEYKMAIECFKKAIEINPEDEVAWFNIGFAYFKLKDYNSSIDSFEKAISLFDRILNENPDDDMAKECRSLAEHMIKQISSKEEKKHEYVNIVGIVTKVRDPMELKESECLQIIEFSDSSSAIRAILWNENAGLDIKKGDIIGIQNGFVEYDSEESVGYRINTDENSRIHVNPKLEDGLVQFLKESVDISLTDIKDIGEDSTEIDILARVITLFETYSFKTKDDSGIVRSAILADNTGTIKAFFWNEKAQVPTISKAYKIENAIARQTDDGMELHIGQGSRMIDGDSLSIEERANLKSFEELESLLYASKSIKDLKENDMNIKVIGKIIDVQDTFEFEENGNVFLVRVIEIEDDTGSIKVNLWDEMADSIYAEGEFIKIQNPTVVYNKNTSNLELSVGDNSNIIDASFK
- a CDS encoding nascent polypeptide-associated complex protein, producing the protein MIPGMNPKQLKNMQRQMKKMGMDMKEIEGVQEVIIRCDDKDLIISPADVSLMTVMGQETYQVTGTAVEVEKEIEIPQEDIEMVANTAGVSAADAEEALRETGGDLAEAILKLNS